From Hyphomicrobiales bacterium, one genomic window encodes:
- a CDS encoding Lrp/AsnC family transcriptional regulator produces the protein MTDIDDIDRRILRILEKEGRISNAELADRINLSASACLRRVQELERSGIIEGYRATLNRKALGKGLTVYVTVGLSRHLKQDQQAFERAMSIAPEVSECHNISGTFEYLLRVETADLESYKTFHTDTLGTVEQVATITSHFVMGSSKDERG, from the coding sequence ATGACCGACATTGACGATATAGACCGTAGAATATTGCGCATTTTGGAAAAAGAGGGCCGTATCAGCAATGCGGAACTCGCCGACCGCATAAACCTGTCCGCCTCCGCCTGCTTGCGCCGCGTGCAGGAGCTTGAGCGCTCAGGCATAATTGAGGGGTATCGCGCAACGCTCAACCGCAAGGCGTTGGGCAAAGGTTTAACTGTTTATGTAACGGTGGGTTTGTCGCGGCATTTAAAGCAAGATCAACAAGCGTTCGAACGCGCCATGTCCATCGCGCCTGAGGTCAGCGAATGTCACAATATTTCGGGCACGTTTGAATATTTACTGCGGGTCGAAACGGCAGACCTTGAAAGCTACAAAACTTTTCATACCGATACATTAGGCACGGTGGAACAAGTTGCCACCATCACCTCACACTTCGTTATGGGATCATCCAAGGATGAAAGAGGCTAG
- a CDS encoding LysE family translocator, translating to MTLETLIALATFAVATSVTPGPNNLMLLASGVNFGFWRTVPHMLGISIGFGFLVFSMGSGIGALIAFSPNFHLILKIIGATYLLYLAWRIATSTSLGQGSAKSRPMNFLEAAAFQWVNPKAWSMALSAIALFSDPEGTIWSTMLLSLVFVCCNFPSVMVWTGFGTVMQRFLSNPTRLRVFNITMGILLALTVIMVVR from the coding sequence ATGACGCTAGAAACCCTCATCGCCCTTGCCACATTCGCCGTTGCGACCTCTGTCACGCCGGGTCCGAATAACTTGATGCTCTTGGCATCTGGCGTGAATTTCGGCTTTTGGCGCACCGTGCCACATATGCTGGGCATTTCCATTGGTTTTGGCTTTTTGGTTTTTTCTATGGGGTCAGGCATTGGGGCGTTGATTGCGTTTAGCCCGAACTTTCATCTGATCTTGAAAATCATAGGTGCGACCTATCTGCTCTATCTTGCATGGCGTATCGCTACATCAACCAGCCTTGGACAGGGCAGCGCTAAATCGCGACCGATGAACTTTCTTGAAGCTGCCGCTTTTCAATGGGTGAACCCGAAAGCATGGTCGATGGCACTTTCTGCCATTGCGCTTTTTAGTGATCCTGAAGGAACCATTTGGTCGACAATGCTTTTGTCCTTGGTGTTTGTATGCTGCAACTTTCCGTCTGTCATGGTGTGGACAGGGTTTGGCACAGTGATGCAGCGCTTCTTGTCAAACCCGACGCGCCTGCGGGTTTTCAACATCACAATGGGTATTTTGCTGGCGCTTACCGTTATTATGGTGGTGCGCTGA
- the ruvC gene encoding crossover junction endodeoxyribonuclease RuvC, with product MSETIRILGIDPGLRNTGWGVIDVKGNGLSFVAAGTIKAATDADLANRLLEIFNSLTAVIGEWQPQEAAVEETFVNNNPRSTLKLGQARGTALLAPAKAGLRVGEYAPNQVKKSVIGVGHGDKKQIKMMVGILLPKAKFDSDDAADALAIAICHAHNRQTLAQQMRMAAAQ from the coding sequence ATGAGTGAAACGATTCGAATTTTGGGCATTGATCCGGGCCTGCGCAACACCGGCTGGGGCGTGATTGATGTGAAGGGGAACGGGCTTTCCTTCGTGGCGGCAGGCACGATTAAGGCGGCGACTGATGCTGACCTTGCTAACCGTCTGCTTGAAATATTCAACAGCCTCACCGCCGTGATTGGTGAGTGGCAACCGCAGGAAGCAGCGGTTGAAGAAACCTTCGTCAACAACAACCCGCGCTCCACATTGAAACTTGGCCAAGCGCGCGGCACAGCGCTTTTAGCGCCTGCGAAAGCGGGCTTGCGCGTTGGCGAATATGCGCCCAATCAAGTGAAGAAGAGTGTGATCGGCGTTGGTCACGGTGACAAGAAACAAATCAAAATGATGGTCGGTATTTTGTTGCCGAAAGCAAAATTTGACAGCGATGATGCGGCTGATGCTTTGGCGATTGCCATTTGTCACGCCCATAACAGGCAAACACTGGCCCAACAAATGAGAATGGCAGCAGCACAATGA
- the ruvA gene encoding Holliday junction branch migration protein RuvA: protein MIGKLKGVVDSYGDDYLILDVQGVGYQVHCSVKTLGALPQAGEAATLAIETHVRETEIKLFGFASDLEREWFRLLQNVQGVGAKVALAILGTLTASELASAIALQDKAMVSRAPGVGPKVAQRIVLELKNKVPAMSGDATGTIGLQQELGEGVASSAVSDAVSALTNLGYSAQQASGAIAAVVQREGEDADAQTLIRLGLKELAS, encoded by the coding sequence ATGATTGGGAAGCTCAAAGGTGTGGTGGATAGTTATGGTGATGATTATCTGATCCTCGATGTGCAAGGCGTCGGGTATCAAGTGCATTGCTCGGTGAAAACACTGGGCGCATTACCCCAAGCGGGTGAAGCTGCGACGCTCGCCATTGAAACCCATGTACGCGAGACAGAAATCAAACTGTTTGGTTTCGCCTCTGACCTAGAACGCGAATGGTTCCGTCTGTTGCAAAACGTGCAAGGTGTTGGCGCGAAAGTGGCACTTGCGATTTTAGGCACGTTGACCGCCAGCGAACTTGCATCCGCCATTGCGCTGCAAGATAAAGCGATGGTCTCTCGTGCCCCCGGTGTTGGGCCGAAGGTCGCGCAGCGCATTGTGCTGGAACTTAAAAACAAAGTGCCTGCCATGTCAGGAGACGCGACAGGTACAATTGGCCTGCAACAAGAACTCGGCGAGGGTGTTGCCTCTTCTGCCGTATCCGATGCCGTATCAGCACTCACGAATTTGGGTTACAGCGCTCAGCAAGCAAGCGGTGCGATAGCTGCCGTTGTTCAACGTGAGGGTGAAGACGCGGATGCTCAAACACTGATTAGGTTGGGGCTGAAAGAACTGGCGAGTTAG
- the ruvB gene encoding Holliday junction branch migration DNA helicase RuvB, which yields MSDSYEDADRIITPEVREDDDTSIRPLAIDEFTGQKEARENLKVFIGAAKARGDALDHVLFVGPPGLGKTTLAQIVARELGVNFRSTSGPVIAKSGDLAALLTNLEENDVLFIDEIHRLSPAVEEILYPAMEDFQLDLIIGEGPAARSVKIDLAKFTLVAATTRLGLLTTPLRDRFGIPIRLNFYTVEELEGIVTRGARIVGIGMTPDGAKEVARRSRGTPRIAGRLLRRVRDFAIYDGATEITAEIADKALQRLDVDQRGLDALDKRYLNQIALNFGGGPVGIETIAASLSEPRDAIEEIVEPYLIQQGFVQRTPRGRLLTPAAFSHLGLAVPEGGGTAQFGLFAESDE from the coding sequence ATGAGTGATTCATACGAAGACGCAGACCGCATTATTACGCCTGAAGTCCGTGAGGACGATGATACGTCGATCCGCCCGTTAGCGATTGACGAGTTCACGGGCCAAAAAGAAGCGCGGGAAAATTTGAAGGTTTTCATCGGAGCGGCGAAAGCGCGCGGCGATGCGTTGGATCATGTTCTTTTCGTTGGCCCGCCCGGTCTTGGCAAGACGACGCTTGCGCAAATTGTTGCTCGTGAGTTGGGCGTTAATTTCCGTTCTACCTCAGGGCCAGTGATTGCAAAATCTGGCGATCTTGCAGCGCTGCTAACCAACCTCGAAGAAAACGATGTTCTCTTCATTGATGAAATCCATCGGTTAAGCCCTGCGGTTGAAGAAATTTTATATCCCGCGATGGAAGATTTTCAGCTTGATCTAATTATCGGTGAGGGGCCAGCGGCGCGCTCTGTGAAGATTGATCTTGCAAAATTCACCCTTGTTGCCGCGACCACTCGCTTGGGTCTTCTAACAACGCCATTGCGCGATCGTTTTGGCATTCCAATCAGGCTTAATTTTTACACGGTTGAGGAGCTTGAAGGCATCGTCACCCGTGGCGCGCGGATTGTGGGCATTGGCATGACGCCGGATGGCGCCAAAGAAGTAGCGCGGCGCTCTCGTGGTACACCGCGGATTGCGGGCCGCTTGCTTCGTCGTGTGCGTGATTTTGCAATTTATGACGGGGCAACAGAAATCACTGCAGAAATTGCAGATAAAGCACTGCAACGCCTCGATGTCGATCAGCGTGGGCTTGATGCTTTGGATAAGCGCTATCTCAACCAGATCGCGCTGAATTTTGGTGGTGGACCTGTTGGCATTGAGACAATTGCCGCTTCCTTATCAGAACCGCGTGATGCGATTGAAGAGATTGTGGAGCCTTATCTTATCCAGCAAGGTTTCGTGCAGCGCACCCCGCGTGGTCGTTTATTGACACCGGCAGCATTCTCTCATCTTGGCCTTGCTGTGCCAGAAGGCGGCGGGACGGCTCAGTTTGGTTTGTTTGCTGAAAGTGACGAATAA
- the bioB gene encoding biotin synthase BioB, which produces MTDDIRHDWTLAEAEALFNKPFNDLLFDAQVMHRRYHDPNAVQISTLISIKTGGCPEDCKYCPQSSRYNTGLSADKLMEVEKVLEAAQRAKSAGASRFCMGAAWRSPKDRDLDKVKAMVSGVKALGMETCATLGMVTIDQASELRDAGLDYYNHNIDTGEEYYEEVITTRTFEDRMNTLSNVRDAGINVCCGGIIGMGEKETNRASMLTTLANLEEHPDSVPINMLVKVPGTPFEVNQDVEGVDFVRVIAVARIMMPQAVVRLSAGREEMNDEMQALCFLAGANSIFYGEQLLTTPNPKAEKDQLLMEKLGIKPLVPEGVSIAAE; this is translated from the coding sequence ATGACAGACGACATTCGCCACGATTGGACTTTGGCTGAGGCTGAGGCGCTTTTTAACAAGCCATTCAATGACCTCTTGTTTGATGCACAGGTGATGCATCGCCGTTATCACGATCCTAATGCGGTTCAAATTTCCACGCTCATCTCCATTAAGACAGGCGGTTGTCCTGAAGATTGCAAATATTGTCCGCAATCGTCGCGTTATAATACGGGGCTTTCTGCTGATAAGTTGATGGAAGTTGAGAAAGTGCTAGAGGCAGCACAGCGGGCAAAGTCTGCTGGCGCGTCGCGGTTTTGTATGGGTGCTGCTTGGCGCTCTCCGAAAGATCGCGACCTTGATAAAGTCAAAGCGATGGTGTCAGGCGTTAAAGCACTTGGTATGGAAACCTGTGCGACCCTTGGTATGGTGACGATTGATCAGGCCTCTGAGCTGCGGGACGCAGGTCTTGATTATTATAACCACAATATTGATACGGGCGAAGAATACTATGAAGAGGTGATCACTACGCGCACCTTTGAAGACCGTATGAATACACTTTCTAATGTGCGCGATGCGGGCATTAATGTGTGCTGTGGCGGTATTATCGGTATGGGCGAAAAAGAAACCAACCGCGCCTCAATGCTCACGACTTTGGCAAACCTTGAAGAACATCCCGATTCAGTGCCAATCAACATGCTGGTAAAAGTGCCTGGTACACCGTTTGAGGTGAACCAAGATGTTGAAGGCGTTGATTTCGTGCGCGTGATTGCGGTTGCACGCATCATGATGCCACAGGCTGTTGTGCGGTTGTCGGCAGGACGTGAAGAAATGAATGATGAGATGCAGGCGCTTTGTTTCTTGGCTGGTGCAAACTCAATCTTCTACGGTGAGCAATTGCTTACAACGCCAAACCCTAAAGCTGAGAAAGATCAGCTCCTCATGGAAAAGCTAGGCATTAAGCCGCTTGTTCCTGAAGGGGTATCTATCGCTGCTGAATAA
- a CDS encoding biotin transporter BioY, with product MTTANPVLAQQFASPSLLKNITLAILGSLAIWVSAKIQIPFYPVPMTMQVFVILAIGAAFGSRLGVATVLLYLAEGAAGLPVFAGTPEKGIGLLYMAGPTGGFLIGFVVAAFITGTLAERGWDRNFVTTALAMLFGLAAIYALGVLWLAAPFLPITEFGGIGFAKAIEFGFQPFIIADLVKVALAAALFPMIWKMIGNK from the coding sequence ATGACCACAGCTAATCCGGTGCTTGCGCAACAGTTCGCCAGCCCTTCCCTCCTTAAGAATATCACGCTTGCAATTCTTGGCTCTCTTGCCATTTGGGTTTCAGCAAAAATTCAAATTCCATTCTACCCAGTACCAATGACAATGCAGGTCTTCGTGATCCTCGCAATTGGTGCCGCATTCGGTTCGCGCCTTGGTGTTGCAACTGTTCTTTTGTATCTTGCAGAAGGCGCTGCTGGCCTTCCAGTTTTTGCTGGCACTCCTGAAAAAGGCATCGGCCTTCTTTACATGGCTGGCCCAACAGGCGGCTTCCTTATTGGCTTCGTTGTTGCAGCCTTCATTACAGGTACACTTGCAGAACGTGGTTGGGACCGCAATTTTGTAACCACAGCACTTGCGATGCTCTTCGGCCTTGCCGCAATCTACGCTCTAGGCGTTTTGTGGCTTGCAGCACCGTTCTTGCCAATCACAGAATTTGGCGGCATCGGCTTTGCAAAAGCAATTGAGTTTGGCTTTCAGCCTTTCATCATTGCTGACCTTGTAAAAGTGGCACTTGCAGCGGCACTCTTCCCAATGATTTGGAAGATGATCGGCAACAAGTAA
- a CDS encoding alanine/glycine:cation symporter family protein: MKNISKTILALLASASLASPAIAQETATLDQKVNEVFAAATGPFVSLIFAPFPGTSFPWIVMWLVVAATVFTLYFGFVQFRFFNHAVSLVKGDYSDPNHAGEVSHFQALATALSGTVGLGNIAGVAVAVGIGGPGATFWMILAGLMGMASKFTECTLGVKYRNEYPDGTVSGGPMYYISKGFKELGLPGGKFLAVLFSVFCILGALGGGNMFQANQAHAQISGIVGDYPGWITGVVFAAIVFAVIVGGIKSIARVTEKVVPFMGILYVGAALVILLFNFDKIGWAFGQIFEGAFTGLGVAGGFVGALIQGFKRAAFSNEAGVGSAAIAHSAVKTKEPITEGFVSLLEPLIDTVVICTMTALVITISGQLVIDQASGQFALNEAGTAIKTVGDVSGVNLTSAAFGASISWFPFVLAIAVVLFAFSTMISWSYYGLKSWTYLFGEGKTSELTFKIIFCIFIVIGAAASLGPVIDFSDAAIFAMAVVNIFALYFLMKVVRVELKSYSSRLASGEIKKFKN, encoded by the coding sequence ATGAAAAACATCTCAAAAACAATTTTGGCACTACTGGCCTCAGCAAGTCTTGCAAGCCCCGCCATTGCGCAGGAAACTGCAACACTTGATCAAAAGGTGAATGAAGTCTTCGCCGCTGCAACAGGCCCATTTGTTAGCCTCATCTTCGCACCGTTCCCCGGAACGAGTTTTCCTTGGATTGTGATGTGGCTAGTTGTAGCCGCAACTGTTTTCACACTCTATTTCGGCTTTGTACAATTTCGCTTCTTTAATCATGCAGTCAGCTTGGTAAAAGGCGATTATTCTGATCCTAATCATGCTGGTGAAGTGAGCCATTTTCAAGCGTTAGCGACCGCCCTTTCAGGCACCGTTGGCCTAGGTAACATTGCAGGCGTCGCCGTTGCTGTTGGCATTGGTGGCCCTGGCGCAACATTCTGGATGATCCTCGCGGGCCTTATGGGCATGGCGTCGAAATTCACAGAATGTACACTCGGCGTGAAATACCGCAACGAATACCCAGACGGAACGGTTTCTGGTGGCCCGATGTACTACATCTCCAAAGGCTTTAAAGAACTTGGCCTACCTGGTGGTAAATTCCTTGCTGTGCTGTTTTCTGTATTCTGTATTCTTGGTGCACTTGGCGGCGGCAACATGTTCCAAGCCAATCAAGCACACGCACAAATCAGCGGCATCGTTGGTGACTATCCAGGTTGGATCACTGGTGTGGTATTTGCGGCCATCGTTTTTGCCGTCATCGTCGGTGGGATCAAATCTATCGCGCGCGTAACAGAAAAGGTCGTCCCGTTCATGGGTATCCTTTACGTTGGTGCTGCTTTGGTTATCCTTCTTTTCAACTTCGATAAAATTGGTTGGGCTTTCGGCCAGATTTTTGAAGGCGCCTTTACTGGTCTTGGTGTTGCAGGTGGTTTTGTTGGAGCCCTTATTCAAGGCTTCAAACGCGCTGCCTTTTCAAATGAAGCTGGTGTTGGTTCAGCAGCGATCGCGCACTCAGCGGTAAAAACAAAAGAACCGATCACTGAAGGTTTCGTTTCACTTCTCGAACCGTTGATCGATACAGTTGTTATTTGCACAATGACGGCGCTCGTCATCACAATTTCTGGGCAGCTGGTCATCGACCAAGCTTCTGGTCAATTCGCACTAAATGAAGCAGGAACTGCTATCAAAACTGTTGGTGATGTTTCTGGCGTCAACCTAACATCAGCAGCATTTGGAGCATCCATCTCTTGGTTCCCATTCGTGCTAGCGATTGCAGTCGTACTGTTCGCATTTTCGACCATGATTTCTTGGTCGTATTACGGATTGAAGAGCTGGACGTATCTATTCGGTGAAGGAAAAACCTCTGAGCTAACTTTCAAGATTATCTTTTGCATCTTCATCGTTATCGGTGCAGCAGCAAGCCTCGGCCCTGTGATCGACTTCTCAGATGCCGCGATCTTCGCCATGGCTGTGGTGAACATTTTCGCACTCTACTTCTTGATGAAAGTCGTGCGCGTTGAACTGAAATCATACAGCTCTCGCCTTGCATCCGGTGAGATCAAAAAGTTCAAAAATTAA
- a CDS encoding universal stress protein, which produces MTTLMIGLDGHDSGERALDHAQQLAKLIGNCSLVVAYIIEWSPYSFQTPEENEQRHKRREEEITTAMERIINPAIEKLTSAEMKVEGVVRHGDVADALNAIAKEQGAAQIIVGRASEGGFVKRMFGSSTSNLVMSADVPVTVVS; this is translated from the coding sequence ATGACAACTTTAATGATCGGCCTTGATGGTCATGACTCTGGGGAAAGAGCCCTAGATCATGCACAGCAATTGGCTAAATTGATCGGGAATTGCAGTCTCGTGGTTGCCTATATCATCGAATGGTCGCCCTATTCATTTCAAACCCCAGAAGAAAATGAACAGCGTCACAAGCGTCGCGAAGAAGAAATAACTACCGCTATGGAACGCATTATCAATCCAGCGATAGAAAAACTCACATCAGCTGAGATGAAAGTTGAAGGGGTCGTTCGCCACGGCGATGTGGCAGATGCATTGAACGCAATCGCTAAGGAACAAGGGGCGGCTCAAATTATCGTAGGCCGCGCTTCTGAAGGCGGTTTTGTTAAACGCATGTTTGGCAGTTCAACATCAAATTTGGTTATGAGTGCTGATGTGCCTGTAACAGTTGTTAGTTAA
- a CDS encoding Lrp/AsnC family transcriptional regulator — MQRNLDAIDKKLLSELQRNGRISVVDLASRVNLTKTPCSERVKKLEVSGVISGYCAHVDAAKVHQNHVTIVHVIMAQSNGSAYESFCEAVRSIPEIQSCMMIAGSFDYMLKVRTRDITEFRSLLGRKISKLPNIEKTHSFTVLETVKDSDFIDVTI; from the coding sequence ATGCAGCGAAATCTTGATGCAATTGATAAAAAACTTCTTTCCGAGTTGCAGCGTAACGGAAGAATTTCTGTTGTTGATCTCGCTAGCAGAGTTAATTTGACTAAAACACCTTGTTCAGAGCGCGTAAAAAAGCTGGAAGTTTCCGGAGTAATTTCCGGTTATTGTGCGCATGTAGATGCCGCCAAAGTCCACCAAAACCACGTTACGATTGTTCATGTGATTATGGCGCAATCGAATGGTAGTGCTTATGAAAGTTTTTGCGAGGCGGTGAGGAGTATTCCGGAAATTCAAAGTTGCATGATGATAGCGGGTTCATTTGATTACATGCTGAAAGTTCGCACTCGTGACATCACTGAGTTTCGTTCATTGTTGGGCCGCAAAATTAGCAAGTTACCAAATATCGAAAAGACGCATTCTTTTACTGTTCTAGAAACGGTGAAAGATAGCGATTTTATTGATGTGACAATTTAG
- a CDS encoding TetR family transcriptional regulator, which produces MSRSQKTKEALLQEARNLFWSYGYSNVSVRDISKAAGVDVALISRYFGSKLGLFETTLQGFPLLNTDAVKNADQLIEQVVNLFTTAPRDSNNATATSLILRNTSDPEVGEMVRELYKRTWYQSLEKILGSKAKATRFSAAVLGLHIAETSLKLDGMPPHQSGEYRRELAGFLRASIDG; this is translated from the coding sequence ATGTCGAGATCTCAAAAAACCAAAGAAGCTTTGCTCCAAGAAGCACGCAATTTGTTCTGGTCGTATGGTTATTCCAATGTATCAGTCAGGGATATATCAAAAGCGGCGGGAGTAGATGTGGCGTTAATCTCGCGCTATTTCGGATCGAAACTGGGGCTTTTTGAAACCACATTACAAGGTTTTCCATTACTCAATACCGACGCAGTCAAAAACGCCGACCAACTCATTGAACAAGTGGTCAATCTATTCACCACAGCACCGCGCGACAGCAACAACGCCACGGCGACATCGCTCATCTTGCGAAATACATCAGACCCGGAAGTCGGCGAGATGGTGCGAGAGCTCTACAAGCGCACGTGGTATCAATCGCTCGAAAAAATCTTAGGCTCAAAAGCAAAAGCAACCCGTTTCAGTGCCGCTGTGTTAGGGCTGCACATCGCAGAAACATCTCTCAAATTAGACGGAATGCCGCCCCATCAAAGCGGCGAATACAGACGAGAGCTAGCTGGTTTTCTTCGTGCTTCAATTGATGGGTAA
- a CDS encoding thiamine phosphate synthase produces the protein MTKLDPFYPIVDNANWLEKLLPTGIKLVQLRMKDRHGNIPDEARRKSEIIRARDLCKEANCQLVVNDFWQIAIDEGCDYVHLGQEDLDDADLKAISKTGIKLGVSTHDEAELERALACNPDYIALGPIYPTILKEMKWEAQGLDKITRWKKQVGDIPLCAIGGINQDRAAGCFDAGADIVSVVTDILLSDTPEERCTQWLQLTRQKG, from the coding sequence ATGACAAAACTCGATCCCTTCTACCCAATCGTCGACAATGCAAATTGGTTAGAAAAGCTATTACCAACAGGCATCAAACTCGTGCAGTTGCGCATGAAAGACCGCCACGGCAATATTCCCGATGAAGCAAGGCGCAAGAGCGAAATCATTCGTGCCCGTGATTTGTGCAAAGAGGCGAATTGCCAATTGGTGGTGAATGATTTTTGGCAAATCGCGATTGATGAAGGTTGCGACTATGTGCACTTGGGCCAAGAAGATTTAGACGATGCTGACTTAAAAGCGATCAGCAAAACAGGCATTAAACTTGGCGTCAGCACCCATGATGAAGCCGAACTAGAACGCGCGCTCGCCTGCAATCCCGATTACATCGCGCTTGGCCCGATCTATCCGACCATTCTAAAAGAGATGAAATGGGAAGCCCAAGGCTTAGACAAAATCACCCGCTGGAAAAAGCAAGTGGGCGATATTCCCCTTTGTGCCATCGGCGGCATCAACCAAGACCGCGCGGCGGGCTGCTTTGATGCCGGCGCAGACATTGTCTCCGTTGTGACCGATATTTTATTGAGTGACACGCCAGAGGAGCGCTGCACGCAGTGGCTGCAACTCACACGACAAAAGGGCTAA
- a CDS encoding thiazole synthase, with protein MNDTLTLYDTEVTSRFMLGTSLYPSPAIMVDAIKRSACEIVTVSLRRESGSGREGQEFWEIIKNLNLKVLPNTAGCHTAKEAITTAMMAREVFGTPWIKLEVIGEADTLQPDVFGLVEAANELTNQGFQVFPYTTDDLVVAERLLEAGCEVLMPWGAPIGSGRGINNPFALRAMRAHFPDVPLVVDAGLGKPSHAAHAMELGYDAILLNTAVAKAGDPALMAEAFAEAIISGRKANLADPMEERDMAEPSTPVLGKAFLS; from the coding sequence ATGAATGACACTCTCACCCTTTATGATACCGAAGTCACATCCCGCTTCATGCTGGGCACATCTCTTTATCCATCGCCCGCCATTATGGTCGATGCGATCAAGCGCTCTGCCTGCGAGATTGTCACCGTATCGCTTCGGCGCGAATCTGGTTCTGGTCGTGAGGGACAAGAATTTTGGGAAATCATCAAAAATCTCAATCTAAAAGTTCTACCAAACACAGCCGGTTGCCACACCGCAAAAGAAGCCATCACAACCGCCATGATGGCACGCGAGGTCTTCGGCACGCCATGGATCAAACTTGAAGTAATTGGGGAAGCCGACACATTGCAGCCCGATGTTTTTGGATTGGTGGAAGCAGCCAATGAGCTGACAAACCAAGGCTTTCAAGTTTTCCCTTACACCACAGATGACCTTGTCGTTGCCGAACGCTTACTTGAAGCTGGCTGCGAAGTGCTGATGCCTTGGGGTGCACCGATTGGATCAGGTCGCGGGATCAACAACCCGTTTGCCCTTCGTGCCATGCGCGCACATTTTCCAGATGTGCCATTGGTGGTTGATGCGGGCCTTGGCAAACCATCCCATGCAGCCCACGCAATGGAACTGGGTTATGACGCAATCTTGCTCAACACCGCCGTTGCAAAAGCAGGCGACCCTGCCCTTATGGCCGAAGCCTTTGCTGAGGCAATCATTTCTGGACGCAAAGCTAATCTCGCCGACCCGATGGAAGAACGCGACATGGCCGAACCCTCAACGCCTGTTCTTGGAAAAGCATTTTTATCATGA
- the thiS gene encoding sulfur carrier protein ThiS, whose product MNLTVNGQAHKSDAVTLTALLEELGYSDATVATARNGEFVSAHSRDAEHVEDGDKIEILAPMKGG is encoded by the coding sequence ATGAACCTTACCGTCAACGGACAAGCGCATAAGAGCGATGCCGTTACACTAACGGCATTGCTTGAAGAGCTTGGATACAGCGATGCAACAGTCGCAACCGCTCGCAATGGCGAATTTGTCAGCGCTCATAGTCGTGATGCAGAACACGTAGAAGACGGTGACAAAATCGAAATTCTCGCACCGATGAAAGGTGGGTAA